The following are from one region of the Ignavibacteriales bacterium genome:
- a CDS encoding isocitrate/isopropylmalate family dehydrogenase yields the protein MRTIVAMPGDGIGKTVLPESIRMLKAVGFEANYVKADIGWDFWCKEGNALPQRTLDLLAEHKIGLFGAITSKPKDAAERELNPALQGKGYTYFSPIVGLRQKFNLDICIRPCQSFKGNPLNFIRYGAGNKIEEPIVNTVIFRQNTEGLYSGVEWTNPPKVVRDAFETNPKMKTFSHIPSEEMAISTRIVTKKASERIIRAAFEHAKKFDYKNVTICEKPNVLRETSGMMFRIGKQIAKEYPEIQLWDTNIDAQMMWLTKNPEIYGVIVAENMFGDIISDGFAGLIGGLGFACSANIGEEVAVFEPTHGSAPKYQELNPSIVNPIAMILSACMMLDHLNEKEKADKIRKAIAKVVEEGKVKTYDMMKLKGGPDVFKHGACTTQDMTDAIIANM from the coding sequence ATGAGAACAATAGTTGCGATGCCAGGTGATGGAATTGGCAAAACCGTATTGCCGGAATCAATTCGTATGTTAAAAGCAGTTGGATTTGAAGCAAATTATGTTAAGGCTGATATTGGGTGGGATTTTTGGTGTAAAGAAGGTAATGCTCTTCCACAAAGAACATTAGATTTATTAGCTGAACATAAGATTGGATTATTTGGTGCAATTACCAGCAAACCCAAAGATGCAGCGGAAAGAGAACTCAATCCTGCATTACAAGGTAAAGGTTATACTTACTTTAGTCCTATAGTTGGATTAAGACAAAAATTTAATCTTGATATTTGTATTCGTCCCTGCCAGTCATTCAAAGGTAATCCTCTTAATTTTATCCGGTACGGAGCAGGAAATAAAATTGAAGAACCAATTGTTAATACAGTAATTTTCAGACAAAATACAGAAGGATTATATTCCGGTGTTGAATGGACAAATCCGCCGAAAGTAGTCCGTGATGCCTTTGAAACTAATCCGAAGATGAAAACATTTTCACACATCCCAAGTGAAGAGATGGCGATATCTACAAGAATTGTAACTAAAAAAGCATCTGAAAGAATTATAAGAGCCGCGTTTGAGCATGCAAAGAAATTTGATTATAAAAATGTTACTATTTGTGAAAAACCAAATGTACTCCGCGAAACTTCCGGAATGATGTTCAGAATTGGTAAACAAATTGCCAAAGAGTATCCGGAAATCCAGTTGTGGGATACAAACATCGATGCGCAAATGATGTGGTTGACAAAGAACCCGGAAATATATGGTGTAATTGTGGCTGAAAATATGTTCGGTGATATTATCAGCGATGGCTTTGCAGGACTTATAGGAGGATTAGGATTTGCCTGCAGTGCAAACATTGGAGAAGAAGTTGCTGTTTTCGAACCAACGCATGGCTCTGCTCCAAAATACCAGGAGCTTAATCCATCAATCGTAAATCCAATTGCAATGATACTAAGTGCGTGTATGATGCTTGATCATTTAAATGAAAAAGAAAAGGCTGATAAAATTAGAAAAGCCATTGCTAAAGTTGTTGAAGAAGGTAAAGTAAAAACATACGATATGATGAAGCTAAAAGGTGGACCAGATGTATTCAAACATGGCGCTTGCACAACTCAAGATATGACAGATGCAATAATTGCAAATATGTAA
- a CDS encoding MmgE/PrpD family protein — MNKSISRQIAEFAVGLKYEDLPKEVIHEVKRYLYDSVGCAYGGYHTKDVNILRDIYKEMAGKPEATLFVFGDKIPAVNASLVNSLMIRALDFNDIYWKEDPSHPSDIIPAAISVGEMVGVSMKEIIVAIVLAYEFEQRLCEFAVPGVRERKWHHATLTQFVSPIVAGKMLGLSVDQMVNSIGISGSHNHTIGCPTAGKLTMMKNTVDPMATQSGVFAALMAQKGYSGTEAVFEGKEGFMDCFFGWDTKNQNVSPARMQGREGTSEWGWNLDKLIGNLGKSYKILECSMKAFPTEALTHTHISCTLKVVTNNNISYDQIESVIVTTIARACDILFDPHKYRPESRETADHSLPYCIAAALVDHKITTQSFSDEKLKDPRIWEVIDKIKGEASMEFEKMFPAKQPSKVVIRTRDGREFTEYLEFPKGDPREPMTMEDLENKFNALSTQLLDVKKQKEIKEMIFDCEKFSGKEFMEKLIV; from the coding sequence ATGAACAAATCAATCTCACGTCAAATAGCAGAATTTGCAGTTGGTCTTAAATACGAAGACCTTCCTAAAGAAGTCATTCACGAAGTAAAAAGATATCTTTACGATTCGGTTGGCTGTGCTTACGGCGGCTATCATACAAAAGATGTAAATATTTTAAGGGATATTTATAAGGAAATGGCTGGTAAACCGGAAGCGACTCTTTTTGTTTTTGGAGATAAAATTCCTGCCGTAAATGCATCACTCGTAAATTCGCTTATGATCCGCGCACTTGATTTCAACGATATCTATTGGAAAGAAGATCCATCACATCCATCCGATATTATTCCGGCAGCCATCTCTGTTGGGGAAATGGTTGGGGTTTCAATGAAAGAAATTATTGTTGCAATTGTTCTTGCTTATGAATTTGAACAACGATTATGTGAGTTTGCTGTTCCCGGTGTACGAGAAAGAAAATGGCATCACGCAACTTTAACACAGTTTGTTTCTCCAATTGTTGCAGGTAAAATGCTTGGACTATCTGTTGATCAAATGGTAAACTCAATTGGAATAAGCGGAAGCCATAATCATACAATCGGATGCCCAACCGCTGGAAAATTAACAATGATGAAAAATACTGTCGATCCGATGGCGACGCAGTCTGGTGTATTTGCTGCGTTGATGGCACAGAAAGGATATTCTGGGACCGAAGCGGTCTTTGAAGGTAAAGAAGGATTTATGGATTGCTTTTTCGGGTGGGATACTAAAAATCAAAATGTATCTCCAGCAAGGATGCAGGGAAGAGAAGGCACATCTGAATGGGGCTGGAATTTGGATAAACTAATTGGTAACCTTGGTAAAAGTTATAAAATTCTTGAGTGCAGTATGAAAGCATTTCCAACTGAGGCTTTGACCCACACACATATTTCCTGCACACTAAAAGTTGTTACAAATAATAATATTAGTTACGATCAGATTGAATCAGTTATAGTAACAACAATCGCCCGTGCCTGCGATATTCTTTTTGATCCGCATAAATATCGACCTGAATCCAGGGAAACCGCAGATCATTCACTTCCCTATTGCATTGCGGCAGCGCTGGTTGATCATAAGATAACAACACAATCATTCTCTGATGAGAAGCTAAAGGATCCAAGGATCTGGGAAGTTATAGATAAGATAAAAGGAGAAGCATCTATGGAATTTGAAAAGATGTTCCCGGCTAAACAGCCTTCTAAAGTAGTGATTAGAACCAGGGATGGAAGAGAATTTACAGAGTATCTAGAGTTTCCGAAAGGTGATCCACGCGAACCGATGACAATGGAAGATTTAGAAAATAAATTCAATGCACTTTCAACTCAGTTGTTGGATGTTAAAAAACAAAAAGAAATAAAAGAAATGATTTTTGATTGCGAAAAATTTTCAGGTAAAGAGTTCATGGAAAAACTAATTGTTTAG
- the lysF gene encoding homoaconitase: MSQTLIEKIAQKFAVGVDPNHKVQAGDYLSIRPAYIMTHDNTGAVIPKFMGLHAYGKSIGATKLANPRQVVHTLDHNVQDKSEKNLEKYKKIEEFSKKMGADFYPAGRGIGHQIMCEEGYAFPGTMAVASDSHSNMYGGLGCLGTPIVRTDAAAIWATGRTWWQVPPIAKVILKGKLQKGVTGKDVIIALCGFFNHDEVLNHAIEFVGEGVKYLSIDERLAIANMTTEWGALAGVFPIDETTITWLKKRAEFISRRGLEGVNSDVDGSVGRDNTDVIHPRINKNRIEELIKENLQADADAYYAKTISLDLSSVQPYVSGPNTVKVMNSIQSFKEKEVKINKAYLVSCVNSRVDDLAEAAEIIKGKKVADGVSFYLAAASSEVQAESEKRGDWQTLLDAGAIPLPSGCGPCIGLGTGLLEDCEVGISATNRNFKGRMGSPNAFAYLASPAIVAASAVAGKIDFDWNSKSTELIGSIIENEKHISQTSSVKIINGFPEVIEGEIIFCHQDNLNTDGIYPGKYTYIDDFTPQQQAEVVMENYDPEFVKLAKSGDILVGGFNFGTGSSREQAATALKYKGISLVIAGSFNETYKRNALNNGFLCIEVPELVNDLKKKYGKDKLTITTKLFAKIDFKNSIMETDSKKYLMSPVGEAAQELIVDGGLEEWVKKNL; encoded by the coding sequence ATGAGTCAAACATTAATCGAAAAAATAGCTCAGAAATTTGCTGTTGGAGTAGATCCAAACCATAAAGTTCAAGCAGGTGATTATTTATCAATTCGCCCGGCGTACATAATGACGCACGATAATACCGGCGCTGTAATTCCAAAATTTATGGGACTCCATGCCTACGGCAAAAGTATTGGTGCCACTAAATTAGCTAATCCTCGTCAGGTTGTTCACACTTTAGATCATAATGTTCAGGACAAATCTGAAAAGAATTTAGAGAAATATAAAAAGATTGAAGAATTCTCAAAAAAAATGGGAGCAGATTTCTATCCTGCTGGTCGTGGAATTGGTCATCAGATTATGTGTGAAGAAGGATATGCGTTTCCCGGTACAATGGCAGTAGCCTCAGACAGCCATTCAAATATGTATGGTGGGTTAGGATGTTTAGGAACTCCAATAGTTAGAACTGATGCTGCGGCAATATGGGCTACAGGAAGAACCTGGTGGCAGGTTCCGCCAATTGCAAAAGTTATATTGAAAGGCAAACTCCAAAAAGGAGTAACAGGCAAAGATGTAATAATCGCGTTATGCGGTTTCTTTAACCACGATGAAGTATTGAACCACGCAATTGAATTTGTTGGAGAAGGCGTTAAATATCTTTCGATTGATGAAAGATTAGCAATAGCGAATATGACGACAGAATGGGGTGCACTTGCCGGCGTTTTCCCTATTGATGAAACAACAATTACCTGGTTAAAGAAACGTGCTGAGTTCATCTCCAGACGCGGTTTGGAGGGTGTTAATTCAGATGTTGATGGAAGTGTGGGAAGGGATAACACTGATGTAATTCACCCAAGAATAAATAAAAATAGAATTGAAGAATTAATAAAAGAAAATTTGCAAGCAGATGCAGATGCGTACTATGCAAAGACAATCAGTTTGGATTTATCTTCTGTTCAACCATATGTTTCGGGTCCTAATACTGTAAAGGTGATGAATTCAATTCAATCATTTAAAGAAAAAGAAGTTAAAATTAATAAAGCTTATTTAGTTTCCTGCGTTAATAGCCGGGTTGATGATCTTGCAGAAGCAGCAGAAATAATTAAAGGAAAGAAAGTTGCTGATGGAGTTAGTTTTTATTTAGCGGCAGCTTCCAGTGAAGTGCAAGCCGAAAGTGAAAAACGTGGTGACTGGCAAACATTACTTGATGCTGGTGCTATTCCCCTTCCATCTGGATGCGGTCCTTGCATTGGATTAGGTACTGGATTACTTGAAGATTGTGAAGTAGGTATTTCTGCTACCAACAGAAACTTTAAAGGCAGGATGGGTTCACCAAACGCATTTGCATATTTAGCATCTCCTGCAATTGTTGCGGCATCTGCTGTTGCCGGCAAAATTGATTTTGATTGGAACTCCAAATCAACTGAACTCATCGGAAGCATTATTGAAAACGAAAAACATATTTCTCAAACTTCATCTGTAAAAATAATAAATGGTTTTCCTGAAGTTATTGAAGGTGAAATAATTTTCTGTCATCAGGATAATTTGAATACAGATGGAATTTATCCTGGCAAGTACACTTACATAGATGACTTCACTCCCCAGCAGCAAGCGGAAGTTGTTATGGAAAATTACGATCCAGAATTTGTTAAACTTGCAAAATCAGGTGATATACTTGTGGGTGGATTTAATTTTGGAACAGGCAGTTCACGCGAGCAGGCTGCAACAGCATTGAAGTACAAAGGAATTAGTTTGGTTATAGCCGGTTCATTTAATGAAACATATAAACGCAATGCGCTGAATAACGGCTTCCTTTGCATAGAAGTGCCGGAACTTGTAAACGATCTTAAAAAGAAATACGGTAAAGATAAATTAACCATCACTACAAAGCTGTTTGCCAAAATCGATTTTAAGAATTCCATTATGGAAACAGATAGTAAAAAATATTTGATGAGTCCAGTAGGTGAAGCCGCTCAAGAATTAATTGTGGATGGCGGATTGGAAGAGTGGGTAAAGAAGAATTTGTAG
- a CDS encoding ORF6N domain-containing protein, with protein MVTKTLIPPESLIDKILVIRNQKVILDRNLAVLYGVETRALKQAVRRNIRRFPEDFMFQLSKEEFLNWRSQTVMSKSEEKGLRYHPFAFTEQGVAMLSSVLKSERAIEVNILIMRAFVKLREIISTHKKVEEKLKELESKLQEHDNQIVQIIQVINQLITSPAPSKKKIGFTID; from the coding sequence ATGGTAACAAAAACACTAATACCACCAGAAAGCTTAATTGATAAAATTCTTGTTATAAGAAATCAGAAAGTTATTCTTGATAGAAACCTTGCAGTTTTATACGGAGTAGAAACCCGCGCTTTAAAACAAGCGGTTCGTAGAAACATCAGAAGATTCCCTGAAGATTTTATGTTTCAATTATCAAAGGAAGAATTTCTTAACTGGAGATCACAAACTGTGATGTCCAAATCTGAAGAAAAAGGATTACGATACCATCCATTTGCTTTCACGGAACAGGGTGTAGCGATGCTTTCTTCTGTACTGAAAAGCGAAAGAGCGATAGAAGTGAATATTTTAATAATGCGTGCTTTTGTAAAACTAAGAGAAATAATTTCAACTCATAAAAAAGTTGAAGAGAAACTGAAAGAATTAGAAAGTAAACTTCAAGAACACGATAATCAAATTGTTCAGATTATTCAAGTAATAAATCAACTAATTACATCTCCAGCTCCATCTAAAAAGAAGATTGGATTTACAATAGATTAA
- a CDS encoding helix-hairpin-helix domain-containing protein: MNFITARSFYCQEDSTYQSDELIENLIEESTIDVEDSPLLDEFEMLKENPIDLNSAELDDLLKIPGIDLQSAKAILDYRKKVGHIFSITELYTIKELDKAILESAIPFLTVETKQTQTKIEKQSSKFYDRLNTFKLNVRSRIIKDIQTRKGFSENKFAGSNYKTYNRFKLQYDKNIQIGFLSEKDAGERSLADFTAYHFDLKDFGILRRLVVGDYNLAFGEGLALSSPYGFSKGGNAVTSVIKSTKNIIPYLSSNENQFFKGAAFNLMYSNINLTTFYSNNKLDASIDSSSMEISSLVIDGYHRTENEIAKKQIVNELFYGCHLNYSVKDLFSTGLLFYHSEFNIPFQPSNPFDIFGNNFNCFSFNYKLHLDNFFFSGEAAWNNSLASINTVQLKLTNELTTVISIRSYPQDYFPLHSFGFGENSGSTINEFGIYTGINFKTKIGNFNFFFDQFKFPGATYNNPLPSKGIEFYLDYEVKPIKKVELNLRYKNEQKEVAENFNTEKKLYPRVIQSLKTEIGYQVSSAIKLKSRFDYTNYFITDAGINEHGYMFYQDIKYKPSKQFSLNLRMIYFQTDSYNSRLYEYENDLNGVLANPVLFGTGIRWYFLAKYQLQKLITISIKYSETTKPNEKTLGSGYSEIQGNLDNRINLQLDFLF, translated from the coding sequence ATGAATTTTATCACTGCTCGTTCATTTTATTGCCAGGAAGATTCAACTTATCAATCGGATGAATTAATTGAAAATCTGATTGAAGAATCCACGATTGATGTTGAAGATTCACCTTTGCTTGATGAGTTTGAGATGTTGAAGGAAAATCCAATTGATCTGAACTCAGCTGAATTGGATGACCTGCTTAAAATTCCCGGTATAGATTTACAATCAGCAAAAGCTATTTTAGATTATAGAAAAAAAGTTGGTCATATATTTTCTATCACTGAGCTTTATACAATAAAAGAACTTGATAAGGCAATTTTGGAAAGTGCCATTCCATTTCTAACAGTTGAGACAAAACAAACACAAACAAAAATTGAAAAGCAATCATCAAAGTTTTATGATCGATTGAATACTTTCAAATTGAACGTCCGTTCCCGTATTATCAAAGATATTCAAACAAGAAAAGGATTTAGCGAAAATAAATTTGCGGGATCAAATTATAAAACTTATAATCGTTTTAAATTGCAATATGATAAAAACATTCAAATCGGGTTTCTATCTGAAAAAGATGCTGGTGAAAGAAGTTTGGCTGATTTTACAGCCTATCATTTTGATTTAAAAGATTTTGGAATTCTCCGCCGATTAGTAGTTGGTGATTATAATCTTGCGTTTGGAGAAGGATTAGCGTTGTCTTCACCCTATGGATTTTCGAAAGGTGGGAATGCAGTTACTTCTGTCATTAAATCAACAAAAAATATTATACCATACCTCAGTTCAAATGAAAATCAATTCTTTAAAGGTGCGGCGTTTAATCTTATGTACTCGAATATCAATTTAACAACATTTTATTCTAATAATAAGTTGGATGCTTCCATCGATTCATCTTCAATGGAAATCAGTTCATTGGTTATAGATGGTTACCATCGGACCGAAAATGAAATTGCGAAAAAGCAGATTGTTAATGAACTTTTTTATGGTTGTCATTTAAATTATTCTGTGAAGGATTTATTCTCAACTGGATTACTTTTTTATCATTCTGAGTTTAATATTCCATTTCAACCATCCAATCCATTTGATATATTTGGTAACAATTTTAATTGCTTTTCTTTTAATTACAAACTCCATCTAGATAATTTTTTCTTCTCAGGTGAAGCAGCATGGAATAATTCTTTAGCTTCAATCAACACAGTACAATTAAAACTAACTAACGAATTAACGACTGTTATTTCCATTCGCAGTTATCCGCAGGATTATTTTCCGCTTCACTCGTTTGGCTTTGGAGAAAATTCCGGTTCAACAATAAATGAATTTGGAATTTACACCGGCATCAATTTTAAAACAAAAATAGGCAACTTTAATTTCTTCTTCGATCAATTTAAGTTTCCGGGTGCCACTTACAATAATCCGCTTCCATCAAAAGGAATTGAATTTTATTTGGATTATGAAGTTAAACCAATTAAAAAAGTCGAACTAAACCTTCGCTATAAAAATGAACAAAAGGAAGTAGCTGAAAATTTCAATACTGAAAAAAAATTATACCCTCGTGTCATTCAAAGTTTAAAGACAGAAATTGGTTACCAGGTTTCATCGGCGATAAAATTGAAAAGTAGATTTGATTACACAAATTATTTTATAACTGATGCTGGAATAAATGAACATGGTTATATGTTTTATCAGGATATTAAATACAAACCATCCAAACAATTTTCGTTGAATTTACGGATGATTTATTTTCAAACAGATTCTTACAATTCCCGGTTATATGAATATGAAAATGATCTGAACGGAGTTTTAGCAAATCCTGTACTTTTTGGTACTGGAATCAGGTGGTATTTCCTTGCCAAATATCAACTTCAAAAATTGATAACAATTTCTATTAAATATTCCGAAACAACTAAACCGAATGAAAAAACTTTAGGATCAGGATATTCTGAAATCCAGGGAAACCTAGATAATAGAATAAACCTTCAACTTGATTTCCTTTTCTAA
- a CDS encoding HD domain-containing protein: MKEKVLKIWPEINWILDEELREKVLNCWIYAIEKSVLSPEDLEVIPFSLLIKDCKIPFMTHKRTCVQLAVEIAKIMQKNFGEEIKIDMDILIAGAILIDVGKLIEYDKINDELTTSKAGKLLRHPFSGVALADRFGLPTEVLHIIAYHAKEGDLANRNVEAIIVHHADFVSFDPFKA; this comes from the coding sequence ATGAAAGAAAAAGTTTTAAAAATATGGCCCGAAATTAATTGGATTCTAGATGAAGAGCTTCGTGAAAAAGTTTTAAACTGCTGGATTTATGCAATTGAAAAAAGTGTTTTATCTCCAGAAGATTTGGAGGTAATTCCTTTTTCACTTCTGATTAAAGATTGTAAAATTCCTTTTATGACTCATAAAAGAACGTGTGTTCAGTTAGCAGTTGAAATTGCAAAAATAATGCAGAAGAATTTTGGTGAAGAAATAAAAATTGATATGGATATTTTAATTGCAGGCGCCATTTTAATAGATGTTGGTAAATTGATTGAATATGATAAAATTAATGATGAGCTGACAACAAGTAAAGCAGGTAAATTACTTCGCCATCCATTTAGCGGAGTAGCGTTAGCAGATAGATTTGGATTGCCAACAGAAGTGCTGCACATAATCGCCTATCATGCAAAAGAAGGCGATCTTGCAAATAGAAATGTTGAAGCAATAATTGTTCATCATGCAGATTTTGTTTCGTTCGATCCTTTTAAGGCATAA